The Clostridioides sp. ES-S-0010-02 genome window below encodes:
- the rseP gene encoding RIP metalloprotease RseP produces the protein MTIIAALILFSIIVLIHELGHFIFAKRSGIKVNEFSIGMGPKIYSVKKDTEYSIRALPIGGYVSMEGEDEEQISPNSFGNKSILQRFSTIVAGPIFNIILAAVLLVPVFLYIGSPTTTLGKIMQDTPAQAVGLQVGDKINKINGNSVKTWDEVANIINTSSGGELKLSITRDGNDKVVNVIPKDKNGKYEIGIQPQREKDFFGSIVNACKTTVDMTKQMLTFLGQMVTGRVPGGIGNAVAGPVGVIGMVSDAAQTGLINVVYLAAVISLNLGIVNLLPIPALDGWRILMLLLEAVRGGKKLDPNKEGMINVVGFGALMLFMLFITYKDILRLFQ, from the coding sequence ATGACTATAATAGCTGCATTAATACTATTTAGTATAATTGTATTAATACATGAATTAGGACATTTTATATTTGCAAAAAGAAGTGGGATTAAGGTAAATGAGTTTTCTATAGGTATGGGACCTAAGATATATAGTGTAAAAAAAGATACAGAGTATTCCATAAGAGCTCTTCCAATTGGTGGATATGTAAGTATGGAGGGTGAAGACGAAGAACAAATAAGTCCAAATTCTTTTGGAAATAAATCTATACTACAAAGATTTAGTACTATTGTAGCAGGACCAATATTTAATATAATACTGGCAGCAGTACTTTTAGTACCAGTGTTTTTGTATATAGGTTCTCCAACTACTACACTTGGAAAAATAATGCAAGATACTCCTGCACAAGCAGTAGGACTTCAAGTAGGAGATAAGATAAATAAAATAAATGGTAATTCTGTTAAGACTTGGGATGAAGTTGCAAATATTATAAATACTTCTTCTGGTGGAGAATTGAAGCTTAGTATAACTAGGGATGGAAATGATAAAGTTGTAAATGTAATTCCTAAAGATAAGAATGGAAAGTATGAAATAGGAATTCAGCCACAAAGAGAAAAAGATTTCTTTGGTTCAATAGTAAATGCATGTAAAACTACTGTGGATATGACAAAACAGATGTTAACATTCTTAGGTCAAATGGTTACAGGACGTGTACCAGGAGGAATTGGTAATGCTGTTGCAGGACCAGTAGGTGTTATTGGTATGGTATCAGATGCAGCCCAAACAGGTCTTATAAATGTAGTCTATTTGGCAGCTGTCATAAGTTTAAATCTAGGTATAGTAAACTTATTACCAATACCAGCCCTTGATGGTTGGAGAATCCTTATGTTATTATTAGAAGCTGTTAGAGGCGGTAAAAAACTTGACCCAAATAAAGAAGGTATGATAAATGTAGTTGGATTTGGAGCCTTAATGTTATTTATGCTTTTTATAACATATAAAGATATATTAAGGTTATTTCAATAA
- the ispG gene encoding flavodoxin-dependent (E)-4-hydroxy-3-methylbut-2-enyl-diphosphate synthase, giving the protein MSYKRRQTREVSVGSVKIGGENPISIQSMTNTDTRDAEATISQIKRLEEAGCDIVRVAVPDMEAAKNIGKIKSNVNIPVIADIHFDYKLALEAIEQGVDGVRINPGNIGNIERVRMVVEKCKEKNLKIRIGVNGGSLEKELLNKYGSATAEALVESAMGHIKILEDLGFYNIVISLKSSDIYKTVDAYELISQKVDYPLHIGITESGSVHKGTIKSSIGVGALLLKGIGDTVRISLTGDPVEEVVVGKQILRSLGLLNDKIKVISCPTCGRCNIDLISVVNEVEDKIGSMEKDITVAIMGCAVNGPGEAREADIGIAGGKGEGLLFKKGEIVRMINGDKLVDELLDEIDKL; this is encoded by the coding sequence ATGAGTTACAAGAGAAGACAGACAAGAGAAGTTAGTGTTGGGAGTGTAAAAATAGGAGGAGAAAATCCTATAAGCATACAATCTATGACAAATACTGATACAAGAGATGCAGAGGCTACAATATCTCAAATAAAAAGATTAGAAGAAGCTGGTTGTGATATAGTTAGAGTTGCTGTTCCTGATATGGAAGCAGCTAAAAATATAGGAAAGATAAAGTCTAATGTAAATATACCTGTTATTGCTGATATACATTTTGATTATAAGTTAGCACTTGAAGCTATAGAACAGGGTGTAGATGGTGTTAGAATAAATCCTGGTAATATTGGAAACATAGAAAGAGTTAGAATGGTTGTTGAGAAATGCAAGGAAAAAAATCTAAAAATTAGAATTGGTGTTAATGGAGGTTCTTTAGAAAAAGAACTTTTAAATAAATATGGTTCTGCAACTGCTGAAGCATTAGTTGAAAGTGCTATGGGACATATTAAGATTCTTGAAGATTTAGGTTTTTATAATATAGTTATTTCTCTAAAATCATCTGATATTTATAAAACTGTTGATGCATATGAATTAATATCACAGAAAGTTGATTATCCTCTTCATATTGGAATTACTGAATCTGGAAGTGTTCATAAAGGAACAATAAAGTCTTCTATAGGTGTGGGAGCACTTCTTCTTAAAGGGATTGGAGATACTGTCAGAATATCTTTGACAGGTGACCCTGTTGAAGAGGTTGTTGTTGGTAAACAGATTTTAAGAAGCTTGGGTCTTTTAAATGACAAGATTAAAGTTATATCATGTCCTACATGTGGAAGATGTAATATAGATTTAATTAGTGTTGTAAATGAAGTTGAGGATAAAATTGGTAGTATGGAAAAAGATATTACTGTTGCAATTATGGGGTGTGCTGTAAACGGACCTGGAGAAGCTAGAGAAGCCGATATAGGCATTGCTGGTGGTAAGGGTGAAGGTCTTTTATTTAAAAAGGGTGAAATTGTAAGAATGATTAATGGTGATAAATTGGTTGATGAGTTACTGGATGAAATTGATAAGTTATAG
- the cas6 gene encoding CRISPR-associated endoribonuclease Cas6, protein MVKCIELSVKVYLLENIYLDNVAKEICKLIDDTLIMEDKYREFHNKNEFKYYSFNLLYPLEKDKIYKKDCIYTFIIRTVDSELGTYFMRNLKNQYSDKIKVITMSKKVIPKKHIESIYSITPVIAKFEDGYWKGSNTVEDLEKRIRENLIKKYNEFTNSKIDENFELFNMIKFINKKPISMKYKNISLLGDKISFKVSENDMAQEISNFALGVGVGEINSRGFGFVNYRWL, encoded by the coding sequence TTGGTTAAATGTATAGAATTATCAGTGAAGGTATACCTTCTTGAAAATATTTATTTAGATAATGTAGCCAAAGAAATATGCAAATTAATAGATGATACATTAATTATGGAAGATAAATATAGAGAGTTTCATAATAAAAATGAATTTAAGTATTATTCTTTCAATCTGCTATATCCTTTAGAAAAGGATAAAATTTATAAGAAGGATTGTATCTACACTTTTATTATTAGAACAGTAGATAGTGAGTTAGGAACTTATTTTATGAGGAATCTAAAAAATCAATATTCTGATAAAATAAAGGTCATTACAATGAGTAAAAAAGTAATTCCTAAAAAACATATTGAAAGTATTTATTCTATTACTCCAGTGATAGCAAAGTTTGAGGATGGATATTGGAAGGGTAGTAATACAGTAGAAGATCTGGAGAAAAGAATTAGAGAAAATTTAATAAAAAAATACAACGAATTTACCAACAGCAAGATAGATGAAAATTTTGAATTATTTAATATGATTAAGTTTATAAACAAAAAACCTATTTCCATGAAATATAAAAATATATCCTTACTTGGAGATAAAATAAGTTTTAAAGTATCAGAAAATGATATGGCTCAAGAAATTTCAAACTTTGCACTTGGAGTAGGGGTTGGAGAAATCAATTCTCGTGGATTTGGTTTTGTAAACTATAGATGGTTATAG